TGCTGGCCACCGGTCCGGCGCCTGAGCAGCTCGTCAACGTGGTAGCTAGCCGATACTTCGACGCTTTGGTTGTGCCTGACGCCTAACTGGACGTCTGGCGTAACGTGGTCTACCCCGCACCCGTGACGGTCACGGGTTCCCGCTCGCGCGACACCCGCTGACCCACAACGGCTGACACGCCGTCCTGACGCATCGAGACGCCGTAGAGGGCATCGGCGATCTCCATGGTTCGTTTCTGGTGCGTGATCACGATGAGCTGGCTGCTCTCGCGGAGGTCCTCAAAGATGGTCAGCAGTCGACCGAGGTTGGCGTCGTCGAGCGCTGCCTCCACCTCGTCCATGATGTAGAACGGGCTGGGCCGAGCCTTGAAAATAGCGATCAACAGCGCCACCGCGGCAAGCGAACGCTCACCACCGGACAGGAGCGACAGTCGCTCAATCTTCTTGCCAGCGGGCTTCACCGATACTTCGATGCCGGTCGTGAGCAGTGCGTCCGGGTCGGTCAACCAGATGCTGCCACTTCCGCCGGGAAAGAGCACCGGAAACACCTCGGCAAAGGCCGTACGGGTGTCTTCGAAGGCATCGGCAAAGATGCGCTGCATCTTTCCGTCGATCTCCGCGATGATCGTGAGCAGGTCGGTGCGGGTGTTGGTGAGGTCAGTGAGCTGCTCGGTGAGAAAACGGTGACGCTGCTCGAGCGCGGCGAATTCCTCCAGAGCGAGCGGATTGACCCGGCCAAGCTGGCCCAGCTTCTTTTCGGCGGCCGCGAACCTGCGCTGCTGCTCGGCCCGGTCAAACGGCACGGGTTCGGCGTCGCCACCGGCAGTGTCGCCACCATCAGTGCCGCCGACATCAACCGGAATCAGCTCTGCGGGGCCGTATTCCGCCACGAGCACGGATTCCACAAGCCCCAGCTCGCTGCCGGCCCGTTCGAGCAGGCTGGTGAGCTGAAGCTTCTTCTCGTAAATCTGAAGTTCGAGGCCGTGCACGTTCTCGGTGACGGCCTGCAAACGCGCGCGCAGATCGTTCTCATTCTTCCGCAGGCCGGCCAGTTCCGCGCTCTGGCTGGTGCGCTGGCTCTCCGCTACGGTCAGGCGCTGCCGGGCCTCGTTCACCGACCGGTCGATGGCTCCCAGAACGGCTGGCAGCTCTGCGGCCACCGCGGATGCGGCATCCACTTGCCTTCGACGAATGACGGCGCGCCTCGCTGCGGCCTCGGCGGCTTGCTGGTCAGCGGCAAACTGGCGAGCGAGCGAGGTGGCGCGCGCCTCGCTGGAGCGCACGCGTTCGCGGGCGGTGTCAACGGTCAGGCGGGCTTCCACCTCGGTTTCTCGCACGGATTCGAGTTCGCGGTAGAGAGCATCACGTGCGGAAACATCCAGCACGGGGCGCGGCTGTGCCTGCGCGGCAGTGAGCTCCGACGCCGCCTCAGCCGCGGCCGATTCCACGTGGGTGACGGTGCCCGACGCGAGGTCGAGAGCACCCTGCAGGCGGTCAAGATCCGCCCGAGATGCTTCAACCTGCACCGCGGCCCGGTTTACAGCCTCGGCATGCCGTGACTCCGCTGCCTCCTGCGCACGCAGAGCGGTGCGTTGGCGGGCAACCTGGTCTTGCAGGTGCGCGAGGAGGGACCGCTGCTCTCCGAGGTCGAAGCGCCTGCTCGGAATGAGCGCTGTCACGTCATCAAGTTTGTGGGCGGCGGCGTCACGTTCCGACACCAGCTCGAGGGTGCTGTGGCCCGCGCCACTTCCGCCGCGCACAACCCAGGGCGACAGCGCCTCTCCCGCACGGGTGATCACCGTGAGATCCCGATCACCGAATTCTCGAGTGGCCGCGCGTGCCGCCTCCAGGGTGTCAGCAATCACGGTTCTGGCCAGCAGGCGAAGCACACCGACGGGGGCATCAACAACGGATGCCGCGGGCACCAACCCTGGCCAGCCGCCGGTATCGGCCATGTCATCTGCGGGCACGCTACGAGCAGGGTCACTGTCGGCACCGGACACCACCAGTTCTACCCGCCCCAGCTCGCTGGCGGACGCGAGCTCGATAGCCTGATGCGCCACCTCCCGGGTATCGGCGAGGACCGCGTCCGTGAGCGAGCCGAGCGCCGCGGCAATCGCTGCTTCATAACCGGGTTGCACGCGCACGTGCTCGGCCAGAGCACCACGGATGCCGACAATGCCCGCCTCGAGCAGAGCCGAGGAGCCGTCTGTCTGATCAAGGGCCAGCGACAAGGCGTCTCGACGAGCCTCGTGGGCATCACGTTCTCGCTCGAGCACGTGTAACTCGTCACGCAGCCGTTCGACCTCCACGCGAGTGGTCTGCACAGCGGCCTGCGCCAGTTCAAGAGTCTCGGGGCTGGTCTGGGCGCTGGCCTCGGCGCTTCCAGAATCCGCACCGGTCCGTGCACCCGGTGCCCTCTCCGATGCGCCCTCACGTTCACGGTCATTCTCACGTTGGCTGAGCAGAGACTCCGCCTGCGTGAGACGCTCGCGCGCGGCGTCGACCGCGTTGCTCTGCCGACGTACCTCCCCGCGCACCGCGGCGAGTCGGGAAGCAGCCGTCTCGCTCCGTCCCGCAAGGCGGGACAGACCAAGGTCGTGACTGGAGACCAGCAGTGCCGCAGCCGCAATCTCTTCGTCAACAGCGTCCAGCCGGGCGCGGGCGGCGGCGCTGGACGCTTTGGCGCCACGCCACGCGGCATCCGCTGTCTCAATTCGGGCGCGCAGGCGCACGGTGTCGGCGGTGGCGGCTTCCAGGTCGCGCGTCGTCACGTTCGCACCCGCGCTGCTGGTCGGCGCCTGCGAACCGAGGAGCGCCAGACGCTGGTTGGCGAGGGTGAACAGGCCGCGAAGTCGTTCCTGGGCAGACTCGAGGGCGAAGCTCGTGCGTCGTGCAAGATCCACGGCGTCACTCACCTGCTCGGCTTCGAGGCGCTGCACCCGCTGCCCGGTCTGGGCCAGCTGCTCCTGCAACACGATGCGCTCGGAGTGGCGCTCGCTTTCCGCGCGCCCGTGCTGATCGAGGGCGCTGCGCAGGGTGACAACCTCGTCAGCGAGAAGCCGTGCCCGCGCATCACGCACGATCGCGGCGATGGTTTGCGCCTGGCGGGCGATTTCGGCTTGGCGTCCGAGCGGCTTGAGCTGTCGTCGAATTTCACCGGCGAGGTCGCTCAGCCGAGTGAGGTTGGTCTGCATTCCGTCGAGCTTCCGCAGCGTCTTTTCCTTGCGCCGACGGTGCTTCAGAATTCCGGCGGCCTCTTCAATGAAGCCACGGCGTTCCTCGGGGCTTGCCCGAAGCACGGCGTCGAGCTGGCCCTGTCCCACAATGACGTGCATTTCGCGACCCAAGCCGGAGTCGCTCAGCAGTTCCTGCACATCGAGCAGACGACAGTTGCGGCCATTGATCGCGTATTCGCTCGCCCCGTTGCGAAAGAGCGTGCGCGAGATGGTGACTTCGGAATAGTCGATCGGCAGGGCGCCGTCGGAGTTGTCGATGGTGAGAATGACGGCGGCGCGACCCAGGGGACCCCGGGTGGACGTGCCCGCGAAGATGACGTCCTCCATTTTTCCGCCGCGCAGTGTTTTTACCCCCTGCTCCCCCATAACCCAGGCGAGAGCATCAACGACGTTGGACTTACCGGATCCGTTGGGCCCGACAACACAGGTGACACCCGGCTCGAAGGCGAAGGTGGTGGACTGAGCAAAGGACTTGAAGCCCTTCAGGGTGAGACTTTTCAGATACACCGATCCCACCCTTCTGTTCGCTGTGCCTTAAACGAGCTGCCTGCGCTCTAGAAACGGTACTCGACACCACAGACACTGGCGGGGAGGCTCGACGGGCACCTCAGGACACGTTGTGCTCACGCAGTAGCAACGACTGTCCAGCGCCTCTCGAAGAGTAAGGGCTGCGGATCAGGCGAGAACCTGGCACACCGGACACAGGTGCGAACCACGGTTCATGAACGATTCCCGCACGATCGTGGTGCCGCAGCGCGAGCACGGAGTTCCCTGTCGGCCGTAGACCTCAAGACTGTGCGAAAAGTATCCCGATTGCCCGTTCACATTGACATACTGCGCGTCAAAACTCGTTCCGCCCTCGCCCAGTGCACGCTGCAGAATGGACCGCAGTGCGGCCAGGAGTTCCGCGCCCTGCGCCGGGGATAACGACGCGGTTGGTGTCTCGTAGTGCAGCCGGGCGGCAAAGAGCGCTTCATCGGCATAAATGTTCCCGATTCCGCTGATCAGCGTCTGGTCGAGCAACGCCCGCTTGAGACCCGTCTTCTTGCGCGACAGGCGAGCAAAGAACTCCGACTCGGAAAAAGCAGGATCGATGGGATCCCGGCCAATGTGCGCCACCTGGGAGGGAATCAGCCCGGACCAGGGTCCGAAACCGCGGCCAGCGAAACCGCCCGGAGCTCCGTCGACGGTTGGCGCCATGGTGTCAATGCCGAGGCTGCCGAACACGCGCTGGTCAACGAAATCGAACCACAGCTCGCCCGATTCTCCGGCGTTCCGACGCGCAGACGACATCTCGGGCGGCAATACGGTGGGTTCCACGGCTTCCAGCGCGAGACGGATGCGCAGATGGCGGTCAACCTGCGACCCGGGGGTTCGCAGCAGCACCTGTCCGCTCATTCCCAGGTGAACCACCAGGGCTCGTCCGCTGTCGAGCGGGAGCCAGAGAAACTTGCCGCGGCGCACGGCGCCGAGAATACGTCGACCGGTGAGCTGTTCGCTGAAGGATCCGGCCCGCGCGTCATGGCGGCGCAGAGAGCGCTCGTCAAAGACCTCGACTCCGGCCACGACCGCGCCCGTAACGGCGGGTTCGACTCCGGCCCGCACGACCTCAACTTCGGGAAGTTCGGGCATTAGCGTGGCAGCGGGGTAGAAGAGCGCAGCACTACAGGGCGCTGAGCTGCGCGAAGGCGTCGCGAGCGGCGGCCACTTCGGCGAATTTCTTGCTGGTGCCGTTACCCGCTGCGGAAATCACGTCGCCCAGGTCGACGCGGGCGATGAATTCCTTTGCGTGATCCGGGCCGCTCTGGGTCACCGTGTACACCGGGGCACTCACTCCACGAGCAGCAGCAAGCTCTTGCAGACTCGTTTTGGGGTCCATCAAGGTACCAAAGTGGTTGGGGTCCGCGAGCAGCGGCTCCATGAGCCTCAGCACAAATGCCGTCGCAACGTCCCCACCGCGGTCGAGGTAGACGGCTCCGATGAGGGCTTCAACCGTGTCAGCCAGAATCGATGACTTGTCGTGTCCCCCGGTGAGAATCTCGCCCTTACCTAACCGCACGTACTCTCCGAGTCCGAGGCCCCGGGCAATCTCTGCGAGGGCAACGGTCGATACGAGGCTCGCCCGGCGCTTGGCCAGGTGACCCTCATCGAGGTGCGGGTAGGTACGGTAAAGCATGACGGTGACGGCCTGCCCCAGAATCGAATCGCCGAGAAATTCCAGACGTTCGTTGGTGGGGATGGCACCGTTTTCGTACGCAAAAGAGCGGTGCGTGAGCGCGAGCTCAAGGAGATCCGCGGAAACTGCTACACCGAGGGTCGCCACGAGGGACGACCGCTCGGCACCTGGATTCGTCATGGTCTGACGTTGTCCGAGGGAAGAGATCTAAACGTCGGCGACCTTGCGACCCTTGTACTCCATGAACAGCGGGGTACCGGCGGAGTCGGTGACGACCTTGGCGCGGTGGGGAAGGCTGTAGGTGACCTTGCCGTTTTCCATGGTCTTCACCAGGGTGGGCGCGGTGGCCTTCCACTGTGAACGACGTGAGTGGGTGTTGGATCGCGACTGCTTGCGCTTCGGAACTGCCATGACTACTTCTCTTCTCTATGCGTTTCAGCCTGAATGTCGTCATCCGTGCTGATGTCTGTGGAAGCTTGGAATCCCGCAAGCGCAGACCACCGGGGATCACGCGCCTCTATCGGTTCGAGTTCCGGTGGTTCAGTCAGGCGCTCACCGGTCTCAGGATCAAGACCCGCGCAATCGCGCCGACATAATGGCTGGAACGGCAGTGACATAACCACTGCGTCCCTGACGAGAGATTCAATGTCGATATGGTCGTCGACAATCTCAAACTCAAAAGCTTCTTCCTGAGGATAACCGAAAAGCTCAGTAAACTCGACTCGGACGCGGAATTCGATCTCTTTCAGGCATCGTCCGCACTCGCCGGACGCCGGAGCGACCACCGAGATGGTTGCGAGAATGCCCTCGTGCATGGCTTCGAGTCGAAGATCTGCACCGAGACTCGAGCCTTCCTTCACCGAAACAAGGCCAGCGCCGAGTTCATCGGGTACGACGATGTCGAGGTGGCGCTCGTGCATGGTGCCCGGGCGGTTGATCAGGTCTCGCACATCTACCGTGTACGGCGTTTTTTTGAACTTGGTCACCAGCCCCATTCTACGCGTGTCGCGGGGAGCGTCCGTTCAGCCGATCCCACAGGGCGAGAAAGAGTGATCGCGGCAGCAGAACCGCACGCCATCGTGCCACCCGCCCCACCGACGCCCGAATCTGTGCGCACGCCTCGGCCACGTCGCCACTCAGGTCCGAGGGTTGGATGTCGGGGCCCACTCCGTTCCAGCTTCCGTCATCGGGTGTGCGGTCATAGCGAGTGCGCTCCACCAGCTCACACAGGCGAGCCAGTATGAGCGATGCGGGCGAGGCCTCCCCCACCAGACGGCGCAGGCGGTCCGTCACGACGCGAGGTGTGTCCACACCGCTCACGGGAATACCGTGGTCCACCGCGGTGTCGCAGAGTTCGGCCCAGGCCATCGCCACCGCTTGCTGTGGCGTCAGCATTCCCGAACGGATGCGTCGGCGTCGCGCCCGATGCACCAACCCACGCACACCGGCGGGAACGAGCAGGATCACCAGGAGCCCGAACGCGATGCCGGCCAGCTGGCCGAGCAGATTGCTCGCCTGCTGCGTGGCCGTCGCCGACGCTTCCGGCAGCGCGGGGTCAATAGACCCTGGATCAACAGGTGCACGCGGCGCAACCGTGGGCGCTGCGTCGGCTGGCGCTCCGGTGGGGGTGTCGCTCTCAGCTGCCTGTTCATAGTCCGGCACGGTTCCGCGACCCGGCGTGGGCTCGAATGGAACCCACCCCACGTCGGTGAAGTACAGTTCAGGCCAGGCATGCAGGTCGTAAGAATCCACGTCGTAACGACCCAGCCCCTGTTCCAGGTCCTGGGACTTGACGCCCGGCAGGTAACCGAGAGAGATTCGGGACGGGATATCGAGGGTGCGGGCCATGCTCGCCATTGCCGAGGCGAAATGTACGCAGTACCCACGCTGTCGTTCCAGGAAGACGCCCACCACATCGAGCCCGCCACCGTCGTAATCCTCCTCCACCGGCGATTGCGTGTCGTAGGTAAAATCACTGCCGTTGAGGTAATCCTGCAGGGCAACCGCCGCATCGTACGTGGAGGTGGTGCCAGCGGTCACCTCCCGCGCAGTTTGTTCGATGATGGCGGGTATCACCGCGGGCAGGTCGAGGTTACGCGCCAGTGCCCGGGGGTACTCGGTGCTCGCCAGGCGCATCTGCTCGGCCGTCGGAGCCAGCTCGAGCGCCTCAGCGGTGTACTTCTGACCGATCGTGCTCGTGTCGCTGCTCGCGACGGCACGGGTACGGGTGTCCCAGTACCAGTCCCCGCGAAGACCCGTGACCTTCACCGTTCGCGCCGGAACCGGTAGCCAGCGCGTGTTGACGCCATCGATGACAACGGATGTCTCGGCGGGCGTCGTCTCGATCGCCTCGGACAACCCGGGTGGACCGTCAATGCGCTCCACGCTGTTCTGCAACTGCGCGCCATCGATGCTCGCGGTCCACGTGTCGCCCACCAGAGAGTCCAGCGTGAGGAGTGTGAAGTACGACTGCTGCTCGGCCGTGCTCGTGTAGTGCAGCACCGGTCCGGGTTCCGGCCGGCGGAGATCTTGACCCAGGTTGATCATGGGGCTCACTCCGCTGCCAAACAGCAGCGCGTTCGAACCAGACCGCGTGGTGTCACCGAGCCCCGAGGGTAGCGCTGCTCCGAGAACGAGTGCTCCGACGATCGCTATCGCACCCACGGTGAGAGTGCCCCACACCGGAACCACTCGGCGCTGGTGTGCGGAGACAAAAACCCGAGCGGCCGGACCACCCGCTGCGGGCAGCGCCGCCGATGCGACTCTGGATCGACGCAGGTCGACCCGCAGCAGACCGAGGTACACGGCGGAGGTGAGCACGAGGGCCACCACGTTGGGCGGACCCGCCTCGACGGCACCCGGTACGAGCAGCGGCACCAGCACCGGCAGGCCGGCCAGCGTGGGAGCTCGCAGCGTGACGGCGAGGGTGAACATGAGCATGGCAATCAATCCGGCTCCCGCTGCGAGCAGAAAGAGGATGCCCGGTGTCACCTCCGCAGGCACGCTCTGCTGCACGATCGAGTCCGTACCGCTGGTGATGAGGCCACCGAAGATGTCCAGAGTGCCGGTGGTGGGTACTATCCAGAGCAGCCCGGTACCCGCGCCGAAGAGCACCGTGAGCGTGAGCAGGAGAACCCCGAGCATGACAAGCGGAACGAAGGATCGCGCCACCCTCAGCCGAGGCAGGAGAACACTCACCGCAAGCACGACGGTCGCCACGACCGCCATCACCCACCACCACGACGTACCGCGCAGCAGTGGTCCGAGAGCGCCGCACGCCACCAGAAGCAGTGCGAGCACGGTCAGCACGAGCGGCCAATCGGATGGTGCTGTGTCCGGTCGCCCGGCACGCGAGTGCCGGCGGAACCGGGATCGTTGCGGGTCAGTCATTATCGAACCCCAGTGCCTCCCACGCATCAACGCTCCGAGGCTCAGGTTCGCGCCCGCTGAGCGCACTCGTCCACGCCTGGGGAATGTCACGGGTGCTGTGCACATCAATGCACCGCCAGCCGGCGTCCCGAAGAATGGACCGCGCAACGGCACTCACCGGTTCCAGCACAAACGCGATTGCCGGCTCGCATCCGGCACGGAGCAGAGCGAACAGTGCGGCATCCGCTTCGGACAGGGCGACGATCACGGCAAAAGTCGGCAGCGCGCCACCCGACGAGCCGGGGCTGCCCCCCGCATCGGTGGGTGCAGCAACGGGCAGGAGGTTTGCGAGCCCTTCGAGGAGTTCGCGATCACCGCCCGGCGCGCTGCATACGAGCGGGGCATCACCTCCGAGTCCGCCGAGGTTCTGGTCGGAGCCCGGCACCAGCTGGCTCGGACCGGTCTCCACGAGTTGCACCTTGAGACCGGAATCGAGGAGGTAGACACCAATCGATGCCACGATTTCGATTGCGAGTTCGAACGCCAGGTCCAGGCGACGAGCGCGTTCGATGGCGCTGTGCGAATTGAGGGTGGTGTCTAAAATGATGCGTGCCTCGGGGTTGCTGCGTTGCTCCTCCTGACGCACCATGATCTGGCCATGCCGCGCGGTGGCTGGCCAATTGACGCGCCGAAACGGATCACCAGGGCGGTACTCCCGCGCGATGAGTTCGTCGGACATGGGATTCAACGAGCGCAGCAGGTCACGCACCGAGCCGTCACTGCGCGTGACCGAGACACCCGTGGCTGCCAGCGGCGTCACCCGTGGGGTCACAACAAGATCGTGCGGCTGGCCCACCGGATGCTCACGGACGGCGAGTCCGAAAGGGTCGGTACGTCCGAGGAGAAGCGGACCGAACGCATACACTCCGCGGATGCGTGGAGTCACCGAATACTCCAGCCGCACGCTGTCCGGCAACGTAGCCGGACCCGGCTGATACCGTTCGAGGCCGGGCAACAACGACGGGGTCGAGGCTGCCAGGCCCGGCACTCCCATTCCCGGCGGTAACGGGTCACTCCAGCTCGCACCGTCCAGGGGCCGGAAGGAGAGGTTCCGCAGGTGGAGGGAGACCACGGTTTCTTCTCCAGCAGAGACGATGGGTGGCCGAAACGTTCGGGTGAGTTCAACTTGTCCGGGGCGGATCGTGACATAACCGAGTGCAACAACGGGGATACTCACCAGCAGGCCGGCGATGAACAGCAGATCGTGCTGACCGCTC
This sequence is a window from Cryobacterium sp. CG_9.6. Protein-coding genes within it:
- the smc gene encoding chromosome segregation protein SMC, producing MYLKSLTLKGFKSFAQSTTFAFEPGVTCVVGPNGSGKSNVVDALAWVMGEQGVKTLRGGKMEDVIFAGTSTRGPLGRAAVILTIDNSDGALPIDYSEVTISRTLFRNGASEYAINGRNCRLLDVQELLSDSGLGREMHVIVGQGQLDAVLRASPEERRGFIEEAAGILKHRRRKEKTLRKLDGMQTNLTRLSDLAGEIRRQLKPLGRQAEIARQAQTIAAIVRDARARLLADEVVTLRSALDQHGRAESERHSERIVLQEQLAQTGQRVQRLEAEQVSDAVDLARRTSFALESAQERLRGLFTLANQRLALLGSQAPTSSAGANVTTRDLEAATADTVRLRARIETADAAWRGAKASSAAARARLDAVDEEIAAAALLVSSHDLGLSRLAGRSETAASRLAAVRGEVRRQSNAVDAARERLTQAESLLSQRENDREREGASERAPGARTGADSGSAEASAQTSPETLELAQAAVQTTRVEVERLRDELHVLERERDAHEARRDALSLALDQTDGSSALLEAGIVGIRGALAEHVRVQPGYEAAIAAALGSLTDAVLADTREVAHQAIELASASELGRVELVVSGADSDPARSVPADDMADTGGWPGLVPAASVVDAPVGVLRLLARTVIADTLEAARAATREFGDRDLTVITRAGEALSPWVVRGGSGAGHSTLELVSERDAAAHKLDDVTALIPSRRFDLGEQRSLLAHLQDQVARQRTALRAQEAAESRHAEAVNRAAVQVEASRADLDRLQGALDLASGTVTHVESAAAEAASELTAAQAQPRPVLDVSARDALYRELESVRETEVEARLTVDTARERVRSSEARATSLARQFAADQQAAEAAARRAVIRRRQVDAASAVAAELPAVLGAIDRSVNEARQRLTVAESQRTSQSAELAGLRKNENDLRARLQAVTENVHGLELQIYEKKLQLTSLLERAGSELGLVESVLVAEYGPAELIPVDVGGTDGGDTAGGDAEPVPFDRAEQQRRFAAAEKKLGQLGRVNPLALEEFAALEQRHRFLTEQLTDLTNTRTDLLTIIAEIDGKMQRIFADAFEDTRTAFAEVFPVLFPGGSGSIWLTDPDALLTTGIEVSVKPAGKKIERLSLLSGGERSLAAVALLIAIFKARPSPFYIMDEVEAALDDANLGRLLTIFEDLRESSQLIVITHQKRTMEIADALYGVSMRQDGVSAVVGQRVSREREPVTVTGAG
- the mutM gene encoding bifunctional DNA-formamidopyrimidine glycosylase/DNA-(apurinic or apyrimidinic site) lyase, producing the protein MPELPEVEVVRAGVEPAVTGAVVAGVEVFDERSLRRHDARAGSFSEQLTGRRILGAVRRGKFLWLPLDSGRALVVHLGMSGQVLLRTPGSQVDRHLRIRLALEAVEPTVLPPEMSSARRNAGESGELWFDFVDQRVFGSLGIDTMAPTVDGAPGGFAGRGFGPWSGLIPSQVAHIGRDPIDPAFSESEFFARLSRKKTGLKRALLDQTLISGIGNIYADEALFAARLHYETPTASLSPAQGAELLAALRSILQRALGEGGTSFDAQYVNVNGQSGYFSHSLEVYGRQGTPCSRCGTTIVRESFMNRGSHLCPVCQVLA
- the rnc gene encoding ribonuclease III — protein: MTNPGAERSSLVATLGVAVSADLLELALTHRSFAYENGAIPTNERLEFLGDSILGQAVTVMLYRTYPHLDEGHLAKRRASLVSTVALAEIARGLGLGEYVRLGKGEILTGGHDKSSILADTVEALIGAVYLDRGGDVATAFVLRLMEPLLADPNHFGTLMDPKTSLQELAAARGVSAPVYTVTQSGPDHAKEFIARVDLGDVISAAGNGTSKKFAEVAAARDAFAQLSAL
- the rpmF gene encoding 50S ribosomal protein L32 codes for the protein MAVPKRKQSRSNTHSRRSQWKATAPTLVKTMENGKVTYSLPHRAKVVTDSAGTPLFMEYKGRKVADV
- a CDS encoding DUF177 domain-containing protein, giving the protein MTKFKKTPYTVDVRDLINRPGTMHERHLDIVVPDELGAGLVSVKEGSSLGADLRLEAMHEGILATISVVAPASGECGRCLKEIEFRVRVEFTELFGYPQEEAFEFEIVDDHIDIESLVRDAVVMSLPFQPLCRRDCAGLDPETGERLTEPPELEPIEARDPRWSALAGFQASTDISTDDDIQAETHREEK
- a CDS encoding DUF3488 and transglutaminase-like domain-containing protein — its product is MTDPQRSRFRRHSRAGRPDTAPSDWPLVLTVLALLLVACGALGPLLRGTSWWWVMAVVATVVLAVSVLLPRLRVARSFVPLVMLGVLLLTLTVLFGAGTGLLWIVPTTGTLDIFGGLITSGTDSIVQQSVPAEVTPGILFLLAAGAGLIAMLMFTLAVTLRAPTLAGLPVLVPLLVPGAVEAGPPNVVALVLTSAVYLGLLRVDLRRSRVASAALPAAGGPAARVFVSAHQRRVVPVWGTLTVGAIAIVGALVLGAALPSGLGDTTRSGSNALLFGSGVSPMINLGQDLRRPEPGPVLHYTSTAEQQSYFTLLTLDSLVGDTWTASIDGAQLQNSVERIDGPPGLSEAIETTPAETSVVIDGVNTRWLPVPARTVKVTGLRGDWYWDTRTRAVASSDTSTIGQKYTAEALELAPTAEQMRLASTEYPRALARNLDLPAVIPAIIEQTAREVTAGTTSTYDAAVALQDYLNGSDFTYDTQSPVEEDYDGGGLDVVGVFLERQRGYCVHFASAMASMARTLDIPSRISLGYLPGVKSQDLEQGLGRYDVDSYDLHAWPELYFTDVGWVPFEPTPGRGTVPDYEQAAESDTPTGAPADAAPTVAPRAPVDPGSIDPALPEASATATQQASNLLGQLAGIAFGLLVILLVPAGVRGLVHRARRRRIRSGMLTPQQAVAMAWAELCDTAVDHGIPVSGVDTPRVVTDRLRRLVGEASPASLILARLCELVERTRYDRTPDDGSWNGVGPDIQPSDLSGDVAEACAQIRASVGRVARWRAVLLPRSLFLALWDRLNGRSPRHA
- a CDS encoding DUF58 domain-containing protein gives rise to the protein MRRLSLPPWSPRLTRRGWMFLGVGVAFGVFAIPSGQHDLLFIAGLLVSIPVVALGYVTIRPGQVELTRTFRPPIVSAGEETVVSLHLRNLSFRPLDGASWSDPLPPGMGVPGLAASTPSLLPGLERYQPGPATLPDSVRLEYSVTPRIRGVYAFGPLLLGRTDPFGLAVREHPVGQPHDLVVTPRVTPLAATGVSVTRSDGSVRDLLRSLNPMSDELIAREYRPGDPFRRVNWPATARHGQIMVRQEEQRSNPEARIILDTTLNSHSAIERARRLDLAFELAIEIVASIGVYLLDSGLKVQLVETGPSQLVPGSDQNLGGLGGDAPLVCSAPGGDRELLEGLANLLPVAAPTDAGGSPGSSGGALPTFAVIVALSEADAALFALLRAGCEPAIAFVLEPVSAVARSILRDAGWRCIDVHSTRDIPQAWTSALSGREPEPRSVDAWEALGFDND